The following are encoded in a window of Kitasatospora sp. NBC_01250 genomic DNA:
- a CDS encoding M24 family metallopeptidase, which produces MPDPDRTSPTTLSADRLRQARELVARAGLDALVVSPGADLQYLTGYHAAPLERLTCLVLPVAGEPFLLVPALEEPAAKASPAPGLGLEIVGWQETEDPYAIAAGRLPARAAVAVDNHMWAEKAFAFQAALPGGRQTLAGPVLSELRMRKSPAEIAALREAGAAIDRVHARMGEWLRVGRTEREVGRDIAEAIVAEGHVRVDFVIVGSGPNGASPHHELSDRVLCAGDPVVVDIGGTTAAGYCSDSTRCYTLGEPPAEYRRLYEVLLRAQRAQTAAVRPGITAEELDAVGRRIITEAGFGAEFLHRTGHGIGLETHEEPYIVAGSARPLEPGMAFSVEPGIYLAGRYGARIEDIVVCTPEGGERLNLTERDFTVLPG; this is translated from the coding sequence ATGCCCGACCCGGACCGCACCTCCCCCACCACGCTCTCGGCCGACCGGCTGCGGCAGGCCCGCGAGCTCGTCGCCCGGGCCGGCCTCGACGCCCTGGTGGTGTCGCCGGGCGCGGACCTGCAGTACCTGACGGGCTATCACGCCGCGCCGCTGGAACGCCTCACCTGCCTGGTCCTGCCGGTCGCGGGCGAGCCGTTCCTGCTCGTGCCGGCCCTGGAGGAGCCCGCCGCCAAGGCCTCGCCCGCCCCCGGCCTCGGCCTGGAGATCGTCGGCTGGCAGGAGACCGAGGACCCGTACGCGATCGCCGCCGGGCGCCTGCCCGCGCGCGCCGCCGTCGCCGTGGACAACCACATGTGGGCGGAGAAGGCCTTCGCCTTCCAGGCCGCCCTGCCCGGCGGGCGCCAGACGCTCGCCGGGCCGGTGCTGAGCGAGCTGCGGATGCGCAAGAGCCCGGCGGAGATCGCGGCGCTGCGCGAGGCGGGCGCGGCGATCGACCGGGTGCACGCCCGGATGGGCGAGTGGCTGCGGGTGGGCCGCACCGAGCGCGAGGTGGGCCGGGACATCGCGGAGGCGATCGTCGCCGAGGGCCACGTCCGGGTCGACTTCGTGATCGTCGGCTCGGGGCCCAACGGCGCGAGCCCGCACCACGAGCTGTCGGACCGGGTGCTGTGCGCCGGGGACCCGGTGGTCGTCGACATCGGCGGCACCACCGCGGCCGGCTACTGCTCCGACTCCACCCGCTGCTACACCCTCGGCGAGCCCCCGGCGGAGTACCGCCGCCTGTACGAGGTGCTGCTGCGCGCCCAGCGGGCGCAGACCGCGGCCGTACGGCCCGGCATCACCGCCGAGGAGCTCGACGCGGTGGGCCGGCGGATCATCACCGAGGCCGGCTTCGGCGCGGAGTTCCTGCACCGCACCGGCCACGGCATCGGCCTGGAGACCCACGAGGAGCCCTACATCGTGGCCGGGTCCGCGCGGCCCCTGGAGCCGGGCATGGCCTTCTCGGTGGAGCCCGGCATCTACCTGGCCGGGCGCTACGGCGCGCGGATCGAGGACATCGTGGTCTGCACGCCGGAGGGCGGCGAGCGGCTCAACCTGACGGAGCGCGACTTCACCGTCCTGCCGGGCTGA
- a CDS encoding M1 family metallopeptidase codes for MLTVPASAATPTPGAPGAGDPYYPTYGNGGYRVSHYDLRLKYQPATDQLEGTATLLATATQDLSRFDLDFALDVSQVLVNGHPAKFTNTGVQELQITPDAPLAKGSSATIVVRYSGVPSKVDRYGFDAWLRTPDGAVIADEPEAAWWWFPSNDHPSDKATFDVSVLVPDGTQAISNGVLTSQSSALGWTRYNWRENKPQATYLATLAIGKFDITTGTSPSGIPVVNAYSPDLGDNADAARASVERTGELVDWLSGYFGPYPFSSAGGYVPDVSTHYALETQTRVFYSPAQFANGANPSVVVHELAHQWYGDSVSLERWSDIWLNEGFATYAQWLWSEHEDEGTAQQLADYVYASHPADDPFWTVKPGDPGAANQFADPVYDRGALAIQVLRNTIGDDAFFKLLKAWPAEHAYGNGTIAQFQALAEKVSGKKLGDLFQAWLYTPSKPALPTAAKARLSTAAPAAEPRSWQQIKSAQQQH; via the coding sequence ATGCTGACCGTCCCGGCCTCGGCGGCCACCCCGACCCCGGGGGCACCAGGAGCCGGTGACCCGTACTACCCGACCTACGGGAACGGCGGCTACCGCGTCTCGCACTACGACCTGCGGCTCAAGTACCAGCCTGCCACGGACCAGTTGGAGGGCACCGCGACGCTGCTGGCCACCGCCACCCAGGACCTCTCCCGCTTCGACCTGGACTTCGCGCTGGACGTCAGCCAGGTGCTGGTCAACGGCCATCCGGCGAAGTTCACGAACACCGGGGTCCAGGAGCTGCAGATCACGCCCGACGCGCCGCTCGCCAAGGGGAGTTCGGCCACCATCGTGGTCCGGTACTCCGGCGTGCCGTCCAAGGTCGACCGGTACGGGTTCGACGCCTGGCTGCGCACGCCGGACGGCGCGGTGATCGCCGACGAGCCGGAGGCCGCCTGGTGGTGGTTCCCCAGCAACGACCACCCCTCGGACAAGGCCACCTTCGACGTCTCCGTCCTGGTCCCCGACGGCACCCAGGCGATCAGCAACGGCGTCCTCACCTCGCAGAGCTCCGCACTCGGCTGGACCCGCTACAACTGGCGCGAGAACAAGCCACAGGCGACCTACCTCGCCACCCTGGCCATCGGGAAGTTCGACATCACCACCGGCACCAGCCCCAGCGGCATCCCCGTCGTCAACGCCTACAGCCCCGACCTCGGCGACAACGCCGACGCCGCGCGGGCCAGCGTCGAGCGCACCGGCGAGCTGGTCGACTGGCTCAGCGGCTACTTCGGCCCGTACCCGTTCAGCTCGGCCGGCGGCTACGTCCCCGACGTCTCCACGCACTACGCGCTGGAGACCCAGACCCGGGTCTTCTACAGCCCGGCGCAGTTCGCCAACGGCGCCAACCCCTCGGTGGTCGTCCACGAGTTGGCGCACCAGTGGTACGGCGACAGCGTCTCGCTGGAGCGCTGGAGCGACATCTGGCTCAACGAGGGCTTCGCCACCTACGCCCAGTGGCTCTGGTCGGAGCACGAGGACGAGGGCACCGCCCAGCAGCTCGCCGACTACGTCTACGCCTCGCACCCGGCCGACGACCCCTTCTGGACCGTCAAGCCCGGCGACCCCGGCGCGGCGAACCAGTTCGCCGACCCGGTGTACGACCGGGGTGCGCTCGCCATCCAGGTGCTGCGCAACACCATCGGCGACGACGCGTTCTTCAAGCTCCTCAAGGCCTGGCCCGCCGAGCACGCCTACGGCAACGGCACGATCGCCCAGTTCCAGGCGCTCGCCGAGAAGGTCTCCGGCAAGAAGCTCGGCGACCTGTTCCAGGCCTGGCTCTACACCCCGTCCAAGCCCGCCCTCCCGACGGCCGCCAAGGCCCGCCTGTCCACCGCCGCCCCCGCCGCCGAGCCCCGCTCCTGGCAGCAGATCAAGTCCGCCCAGCAGCAGCACTGA
- a CDS encoding ABC transporter ATP-binding protein, with the protein MRQRRRIVVGAVVSTTWMCSLMLPPYLISRAIDEGLQRHDSGALARWVALLVGVGIVNAWLGRIRHRTMTMIRMETAFETTRAVVARAAVLGATLGRRVSVGEVVTIGAGDVGEIGQALTVTGLGLGSVIAYVGVAVLLLSVSPVLAAVVLLGVPVLALIIGPLLGRLQKAESVYRGQQGELTARVGDLVKGLQILNGIGGKQLFADRYRRHSAELRQEGYRVGAVTSWVQALGAGLPALFLALVTWLAARMAATGSITVGQLVAVYGYVAVLAGPVSFLIEGGYGLSRGLVAAARVVRILTIEPEQADGPHPAELPDASATLSDPASGVVVSPGRLTALAGSRPRDLVAVVDRLGRFADGAVTWGPTRLRDAALTEVRHRIMVADNDAEIFAGTLREVVSGAGSPDDDRITRALHQAVADDILLGLPQGLDSGIRSQGANLSGGQRQRLRLARSLLADPEVLLLVEPTSAVDAHTEAAIAARLRAARSGRTTVVVTTSPLLLEQADVVYHLVDGQVAAVGSHRELLDGPGGYRALVSREDGGEVFGTDGGVHAADGVRAEAAR; encoded by the coding sequence ATGCGTCAGCGGCGTCGGATCGTGGTGGGAGCAGTGGTGAGCACGACCTGGATGTGCTCCCTCATGCTGCCGCCGTACCTGATATCCAGGGCCATCGACGAAGGGCTCCAGCGGCACGACTCCGGGGCGCTGGCGCGCTGGGTCGCCCTGCTGGTCGGGGTGGGGATCGTCAACGCGTGGCTGGGGCGCATCCGTCATCGCACCATGACGATGATCCGGATGGAGACGGCCTTCGAGACCACCAGGGCCGTGGTCGCCCGGGCCGCCGTGCTGGGCGCGACGCTCGGCCGCCGGGTCTCGGTCGGGGAGGTGGTCACGATCGGGGCGGGCGACGTGGGGGAGATCGGCCAGGCCCTGACCGTGACCGGGCTGGGGCTCGGCTCGGTGATCGCCTACGTCGGGGTGGCGGTGCTGCTGCTCTCGGTCTCGCCGGTCCTGGCGGCCGTGGTCCTGCTCGGCGTCCCGGTCCTGGCCCTGATCATCGGCCCGTTGCTCGGCCGGCTGCAGAAGGCCGAATCCGTCTACCGCGGGCAGCAGGGCGAACTGACCGCCCGGGTGGGCGATCTGGTCAAGGGCCTGCAGATCCTCAACGGCATCGGTGGCAAGCAGCTGTTCGCCGACCGGTACCGGCGGCACTCGGCCGAGCTGCGCCAGGAGGGCTACCGGGTCGGGGCGGTGACCAGCTGGGTGCAGGCCCTGGGGGCCGGCCTGCCCGCGCTCTTCCTGGCCCTGGTCACCTGGCTGGCGGCGCGGATGGCCGCGACCGGCTCGATCACCGTGGGCCAACTGGTCGCCGTCTACGGCTATGTCGCGGTCCTCGCCGGGCCGGTGTCGTTCCTGATCGAGGGCGGCTACGGCCTCAGCCGCGGCCTGGTCGCCGCCGCACGCGTGGTCCGGATCCTGACGATCGAGCCCGAGCAGGCGGACGGCCCGCACCCTGCGGAGCTGCCCGACGCGTCCGCGACGCTCAGCGACCCCGCATCGGGGGTGGTGGTCTCCCCCGGCCGGCTGACCGCGCTGGCCGGCAGCCGGCCCAGGGACCTGGTCGCCGTCGTCGACCGGCTCGGCCGGTTCGCCGACGGAGCGGTGACCTGGGGCCCGACCAGGCTGCGGGACGCGGCGCTGACCGAGGTGCGGCACCGCATCATGGTCGCCGACAACGATGCCGAGATCTTCGCCGGCACGCTGCGCGAGGTGGTGTCCGGGGCCGGGAGCCCGGACGACGACCGGATCACCCGGGCACTGCACCAGGCGGTCGCGGACGACATCCTGCTGGGCCTGCCGCAGGGGCTCGACTCCGGGATCCGGTCCCAGGGCGCCAATCTCTCCGGCGGGCAGCGCCAGCGCCTGCGCCTGGCCCGCAGCCTGCTGGCGGATCCGGAGGTGCTGCTGCTGGTGGAGCCGACCTCGGCGGTGGACGCGCACACCGAGGCCGCCATCGCGGCGCGCCTGCGGGCGGCGCGCAGCGGTCGCACCACGGTGGTGGTCACCACCTCGCCGCTGCTGCTGGAGCAGGCCGACGTCGTGTACCACCTGGTCGACGGCCAGGTGGCCGCGGTGGGCAGCCATCGCGAACTGCTGGACGGGCCGGGCGGGTACCGGGCCCTGGTCTCCCGCGAGGACGGCGGCGAGGTCTTCGGTACGGACGGCGGGGTGCACGCGGCGGACGGCGTGCGCGCGGAGGCCGCGCGGTGA
- a CDS encoding ABC transporter ATP-binding protein: MPAGQLPVAGPAQFRRAALRLVRQDGRTFAVVLALNLLAAAAGLGAPWLLGRIVDQVKAGHGVARIDRLALAILGFAVAQILLTRFAKYTSHRLGERVLARIREQVVERTLAMPATLVDRVGLGDLMARGTGDVAAVGTTLRDAGPEVLVAAVQALLIVGAVFAVDPLLGACGVVGLSGILVASRWYLRRAHPAYLAEGSANSALIEVLGTTVTAARSVEALGLQARRLAACEEAIGAARGARRGTLALRSVLFPVVDVSYVIPVAGILLLGIALSDRGTVTIGAVISAVLYLWQLVDPLDKILMWADQIQRGAASFARIEGLDAAPAARESTGAEPAGDRITVVDAHYAYHGGRDVLRGITLTVRPGERLAVVGPSGAGKSTLGRLLSGADSPRSGSVAVGGVPLAELDPQRLRNQVVLVTQEHHVFLGTVRDNLRLAAPDATDAELREALEVVDADWLHELPDGLDTDLGTGGHRLDAGQSQQLSLARVVLADPHTLILDEATALLDPATARHTERALAAVLEGRTVIAIAHRLHTARDADRVAVMEEGRLTELGTHDELIAQGGSYAALWRSWQPA, from the coding sequence GTGCCCGCCGGGCAGCTCCCGGTTGCCGGGCCCGCGCAGTTCCGCCGCGCCGCGCTGCGCCTGGTCCGCCAGGACGGCCGGACCTTCGCGGTCGTCCTGGCGCTGAACCTGCTCGCCGCCGCGGCCGGGCTCGGTGCGCCCTGGCTGCTCGGCCGGATCGTCGACCAGGTCAAGGCCGGCCACGGGGTGGCCCGGATCGACCGGCTCGCGCTCGCGATCCTCGGCTTCGCCGTGGCGCAGATCCTGCTCACCCGGTTCGCCAAGTACACCAGCCACCGGCTGGGCGAGCGGGTACTGGCCCGGATCCGGGAGCAGGTGGTGGAGCGCACCCTCGCGATGCCCGCCACGCTGGTCGACCGGGTCGGCCTCGGCGACCTGATGGCCCGTGGCACCGGCGACGTCGCGGCGGTCGGCACCACGCTGCGCGACGCCGGGCCCGAGGTCCTGGTGGCCGCGGTCCAGGCGCTGTTGATCGTCGGCGCCGTCTTCGCGGTCGATCCACTGCTCGGGGCCTGCGGTGTGGTCGGCCTGTCCGGCATCCTGGTCGCGTCGCGCTGGTACCTGCGCCGCGCCCACCCGGCCTACCTGGCGGAGGGCAGCGCCAACTCGGCGCTCATCGAGGTGCTCGGCACCACCGTCACCGCCGCCCGCAGCGTCGAGGCGCTCGGACTGCAGGCGCGCCGCCTGGCGGCCTGCGAGGAGGCGATCGGCGCCGCGCGCGGTGCCCGCCGGGGAACGCTCGCGCTGCGCAGCGTCCTGTTCCCGGTCGTGGACGTCTCCTACGTCATCCCGGTGGCGGGCATCCTGCTGCTCGGCATCGCGCTGAGCGACCGCGGAACGGTGACCATCGGTGCGGTGATCTCCGCGGTGCTCTACCTCTGGCAGTTGGTCGATCCGCTGGACAAGATCCTGATGTGGGCGGACCAGATCCAGCGCGGCGCCGCCTCGTTCGCCCGGATCGAAGGGCTCGATGCGGCGCCCGCCGCCCGGGAGTCGACCGGAGCCGAGCCCGCCGGCGACCGGATCACCGTGGTGGACGCCCACTACGCCTACCACGGCGGGCGCGACGTGCTGCGCGGCATCACCCTGACCGTCCGGCCCGGCGAGCGGCTGGCGGTGGTCGGCCCCTCGGGCGCGGGCAAGTCCACGCTGGGGCGGCTGCTCTCCGGGGCCGACTCCCCTCGCTCGGGCTCGGTCGCGGTCGGCGGAGTGCCGCTCGCGGAGCTGGATCCGCAGCGCCTGCGCAACCAGGTCGTGCTCGTCACCCAGGAGCACCACGTCTTCCTCGGCACGGTGCGCGACAACCTCAGGCTGGCCGCACCCGACGCCACGGACGCGGAGCTGCGCGAGGCGCTGGAGGTCGTCGACGCCGACTGGCTGCACGAACTGCCCGACGGCCTCGACACGGACCTCGGCACCGGCGGCCACCGGCTGGACGCCGGGCAGAGCCAGCAGCTCTCGCTGGCCCGGGTGGTGCTCGCCGATCCGCACACCCTGATCCTCGACGAGGCGACGGCGCTGCTCGATCCGGCCACGGCGCGGCACACCGAACGGGCGCTCGCCGCGGTGCTCGAGGGCCGCACGGTGATCGCGATCGCCCACCGCCTGCACACGGCCAGGGACGCCGACCGGGTGGCGGTGATGGAGGAGGGCCGGCTCACCGAGCTGGGCACCCACGACGAGCTGATCGCGCAGGGCGGCAGCTACGCGGCGCTGTGGCGCTCCTGGCAGCCGGCCTGA